The following are encoded together in the Chloroflexota bacterium genome:
- a CDS encoding acyl-CoA desaturase: protein MLPPSPDYAELKRRIKAAGLLEPQPRYFALKFASTALLYAINIAIVLVFDHPAVVLAAAVFLGFVFTHVGFLGHDLAHRQITHRSRLVSSLGLAIGNLLIGVSYSWWTAKHNQHHATPNHSEQDPDLDYPMLVFESARIKDRKRAFYPVIAYQAFLYLFLGAFQAFGMRAQAVAQVLSGRSPRRTAEGLALALHALLYVALLIQIGHWGLGLAFLFIHQMTFGLYNTLVFAPNHKGMPMIDESNRMDYLREQVLTAQNVTAHPVTDFVYGGLNYQIEHHLFPAMARNRLRSAQPLVKAFCAERGIDYAVTGPLQGLIEPLRHLHAVSAPLRRGSRAA from the coding sequence ATGCTCCCGCCGTCGCCGGACTACGCGGAGCTCAAGCGCCGAATCAAAGCCGCGGGGCTGCTCGAGCCGCAGCCGCGCTATTTCGCCTTGAAATTCGCGAGCACGGCGCTGCTATACGCGATCAATATCGCCATCGTGCTCGTGTTCGATCACCCCGCCGTCGTCCTGGCGGCCGCAGTCTTTCTCGGGTTCGTGTTCACGCACGTGGGATTCCTGGGGCACGACCTGGCCCATCGGCAAATCACCCACCGTTCGCGCCTGGTCTCGTCGCTTGGGCTCGCCATCGGCAACCTGCTCATCGGCGTGAGCTATTCGTGGTGGACGGCGAAGCACAACCAGCATCATGCGACGCCGAATCACAGCGAGCAGGACCCGGACCTGGACTATCCCATGCTGGTCTTCGAGTCGGCGCGGATCAAGGACCGCAAGCGCGCGTTCTACCCCGTCATCGCCTACCAGGCGTTTCTCTATCTATTCCTGGGCGCGTTTCAGGCGTTTGGGATGCGGGCGCAGGCCGTGGCGCAGGTGCTGAGCGGCCGGTCCCCGCGCCGAACGGCCGAAGGGCTGGCGCTGGCGCTGCACGCGCTGCTCTACGTCGCGCTATTGATTCAAATCGGCCATTGGGGACTGGGCCTGGCGTTCCTCTTCATTCATCAGATGACGTTCGGGCTCTACAACACGCTGGTGTTTGCCCCCAACCACAAGGGCATGCCGATGATCGACGAATCCAACCGCATGGACTATCTGCGGGAACAGGTGCTCACCGCGCAGAACGTGACGGCGCATCCGGTGACTGATTTCGTCTACGGCGGACTGAACTATCAGATCGAGCACCATCTGTTTCCAGCCATGGCGCGCAACCGGTTGCGCTCGGCACAGCCGCTCGTGAAGGCCTTTTGCGCCGAGCGCGGGATCGACTATGCCGTGACGGGACCGCTGCAGGGACTCATCGAGCCGCTGCGGCATCTGCACGCCGTCTCGGCGCCGCTGCGTCGAGGGTCGCGAGCCGCGTAG
- a CDS encoding sulfatase-like hydrolase/transferase produces MPSTSQPNFLFITTDQQRWDALGIHNPRIRTPAMDSLARDGMRFDRAYPTNAICAPARASMITGRSQRGHHVFNNVNLSEAIPVVGDSLRQAGYATALVGKPHFKSGEYEDVLPDHPPPGAPVDPEDGLWYGPYFGFDYVEILGAHTYPKGHWRVWLERHHPEGLELWKPVNALAPRTGAFHSWKNAVPAEWHYTHRTADRTVDWLRGHGRERPFFLWMSFYDPHQPFTPPRPYCDMYDPADMPPAVPREDVSNKPPQYQYARDGLPYQGYDTTSGWDGDHHGEIVAHYYGMTTFIDDGVARVLAELERLGLAENTHVIFSSDHGEGLNDHGIAAKPMMSYECVNRVPLLWRHPRTVEAGRVHAGVMTQLDLVPTWLDLAGADPLVGQEGRSFAPLLRGETDVHRDAVIVERIAIFGSGRPELVGLGKAHPQPITQRVKMLVTEHWKLLHYGTTEYGELYNVKDDPEDLHNLWDDPGHAAVRAELVERLLIELINEEGGDPHLVTDHQPIAGSLRDARLMEPQPEAKADLEQRLRDLLA; encoded by the coding sequence ATGCCCAGCACCTCCCAGCCGAATTTCCTCTTCATCACCACCGACCAGCAGCGGTGGGACGCGCTGGGCATTCACAACCCGCGCATCCGCACGCCGGCAATGGACAGCCTGGCGCGCGACGGCATGCGCTTCGACCGCGCCTATCCCACCAACGCCATCTGCGCCCCCGCGCGCGCCAGCATGATCACGGGACGCAGCCAGCGCGGGCATCACGTCTTCAACAACGTCAATCTCAGCGAGGCCATCCCCGTCGTCGGCGATTCCCTCCGCCAGGCCGGCTACGCCACGGCGCTGGTCGGCAAGCCCCACTTCAAGAGCGGCGAATACGAGGACGTGCTGCCGGATCACCCCCCGCCCGGCGCGCCGGTCGATCCAGAGGACGGCCTCTGGTACGGACCCTATTTCGGGTTCGACTACGTCGAAATCCTGGGCGCCCACACGTATCCCAAGGGCCATTGGCGCGTCTGGCTCGAGCGGCATCATCCCGAGGGCCTGGAGCTGTGGAAGCCGGTCAATGCGCTCGCGCCCCGCACCGGCGCCTTCCATAGTTGGAAGAACGCCGTCCCCGCCGAGTGGCACTACACCCACCGCACCGCCGACCGCACCGTCGACTGGCTGCGGGGCCACGGGCGGGAGCGGCCGTTCTTCCTCTGGATGTCGTTTTACGACCCGCACCAGCCCTTCACGCCGCCGCGCCCCTACTGCGACATGTACGACCCGGCGGACATGCCGCCGGCGGTGCCGCGCGAGGACGTGAGCAACAAGCCGCCGCAATACCAGTACGCCCGCGACGGCCTGCCCTATCAGGGCTACGACACCACCAGCGGCTGGGACGGCGACCACCACGGCGAGATCGTGGCGCACTACTACGGCATGACCACCTTCATCGACGACGGCGTCGCCCGCGTGCTGGCCGAGCTGGAGCGGCTGGGCCTGGCCGAAAATACCCACGTGATCTTCAGCTCGGACCACGGCGAGGGCCTCAACGATCACGGCATCGCCGCCAAGCCGATGATGTCCTACGAGTGCGTCAACCGCGTGCCGCTGCTGTGGCGCCACCCGCGGACGGTCGAGGCGGGCCGCGTGCACGCCGGGGTGATGACGCAGCTCGACCTCGTGCCCACCTGGCTCGACCTCGCGGGCGCGGATCCGCTGGTCGGCCAGGAGGGCCGCAGCTTCGCTCCGCTACTGCGCGGAGAAACGGACGTGCATCGCGACGCGGTGATCGTGGAGCGCATCGCCATCTTTGGCAGCGGTCGGCCGGAGCTTGTTGGCCTCGGCAAGGCGCACCCGCAGCCCATCACGCAGCGGGTCAAAATGCTCGTGACCGAGCACTGGAAGCTGCTGCACTACGGCACCACCGAGTACGGCGAGCTCTACAACGTCAAGGACGACCCCGAGGACCTGCACAACCTCTGGGACGACCCGGGCCATGCCGCGGTTCGAGCCGAGCTTGTGGAGCGACTCCTCATCGAGTTGATCAACGAAGAGGGCGGCGATCCGCACCTGGTCACGGACCACCAGCCGATCGCCGGCAGCCTCCGGGACGCGCGGCTCATGGAGCCGCAGCCGGAAGCCAAGGCCGACCTGGAGCAGCGGCTGCGAGACCTCTTGGCGTAG
- a CDS encoding L-rhamnose mutarotase, translated as MERVCFTFQIKPGTEDEYKRRHDEIWPELVEAIRESGFTNYSLFRRGLQVIAYAECEPDVATAFGKIGSYDVNTRWSAWFEDVIEELTDADGQMFFAPEVWHLD; from the coding sequence ATGGAGCGGGTCTGCTTCACCTTTCAGATCAAGCCCGGCACCGAAGACGAATACAAGCGCCGTCACGACGAGATCTGGCCCGAGCTGGTGGAGGCCATCCGCGAGTCGGGCTTCACCAACTACTCGCTGTTTCGGCGTGGACTCCAGGTCATCGCCTACGCCGAGTGCGAGCCGGACGTCGCCACCGCCTTCGGCAAGATCGGGTCCTACGACGTCAACACCCGCTGGAGCGCATGGTTCGAGGACGTCATCGAGGAACTGACCGACGCAGACGGCCAGATGTTCTTCGCGCCCGAGGTCTGGCACCTGGACTGA
- a CDS encoding sialidase family protein encodes MSWRVVEHLTVYRETGHYATAPNVVRTPEGELLALFHRAPHLGHAHHSHPLFDVRAVASRDEGQTWSEPWLVTNDPRGGVIDFGTHTLSDGSLFLHASSNELVPAQGIADFTFNAVPHAPDVGSPQHCIWISRPGIPFWVRSRDGGRTWSNPVRFPRLPDAQWGHPAEHSGVCRSGLLELPGGRLLKPSKATERPHGEQPYFGMLRVSDDFGETWTYGGRIADDPIVHFSEPAIHRTPSGRLVVLYRCHPRGSPRIQLTGRQGGTIVARVESDDDGRTWSPWRPTSIYGSPSHMLPLSDGRVFVTTGTRWDGQRGCTVRVTDAECDDLDTCAVLNVRSDSMTSDCGYPWAVELRDGRVLVVYYYTHRDLHRGIEATVVEEV; translated from the coding sequence ATGAGCTGGCGCGTCGTCGAGCACCTCACCGTCTACCGCGAGACCGGGCACTACGCAACCGCGCCCAACGTCGTGCGCACGCCCGAGGGCGAGTTGCTGGCGCTCTTTCACCGCGCGCCGCACCTCGGGCATGCCCATCACAGCCATCCGCTCTTCGACGTGCGCGCCGTCGCGTCGCGCGACGAGGGCCAGACCTGGAGCGAACCGTGGCTGGTCACCAACGACCCGCGCGGCGGCGTGATCGACTTTGGCACCCACACGCTCAGCGACGGCAGCCTCTTTCTTCACGCGTCCAGCAACGAGCTTGTGCCCGCCCAGGGAATCGCCGACTTCACCTTTAACGCGGTGCCGCACGCGCCCGATGTCGGATCGCCGCAGCATTGCATCTGGATCTCCCGACCGGGCATCCCGTTCTGGGTGCGCTCCCGCGACGGCGGACGAACCTGGAGCAACCCGGTGCGCTTTCCCCGTCTGCCGGACGCCCAGTGGGGCCATCCCGCAGAGCATTCGGGCGTGTGTCGCAGCGGGCTGCTGGAGCTGCCCGGCGGCCGCTTGCTCAAGCCCAGCAAAGCCACCGAGCGTCCTCACGGCGAGCAGCCTTACTTCGGCATGCTGCGCGTCTCCGACGACTTTGGCGAAACCTGGACCTACGGCGGCCGCATCGCGGATGACCCGATCGTGCATTTCAGCGAGCCGGCCATTCATCGCACGCCCAGCGGCCGCCTGGTGGTCCTCTATCGGTGTCATCCGCGGGGCTCGCCAAGGATCCAACTGACGGGGCGGCAGGGCGGCACCATCGTGGCTCGGGTCGAGTCGGACGACGACGGCCGCACCTGGTCGCCGTGGCGCCCGACCTCCATCTACGGCAGCCCGAGTCACATGCTGCCGCTGAGCGACGGGCGCGTGTTCGTCACCACGGGGACGCGCTGGGACGGGCAGCGCGGCTGCACCGTGCGGGTCACGGACGCCGAGTGCGACGACCTCGACACCTGCGCCGTCCTCAACGTGCGCAGCGACTCCATGACCTCGGACTGCGGCTATCCCTGGGCTGTGGAGTTGCGGGACGGTCGCGTGCTGGTGGTCTACTACTACACCCACCGCGACCTGCACCGCGGCATCGAGGCCACGGTCGTCGAGGAGGTCTGA
- a CDS encoding phytanoyl-CoA dioxygenase family protein has product MRTHDCEPTLTDSQVLDFCKSGYLPLEGVVSDDVNQRVVDFMNDHAPHIEPGDFANHEPNEILDEDWFVDGVLCNPVAAGAVRCLLGRDFALPRIMSSHRVHMPARAYGWHRDGGSLSSHELNYLQVYYYPQDTTVEMGATAFLPGSHLYWPFGQGSSGLYGMFRGTVSSAAPAGSIFISAYSVWHRRTQSTASGIRNLLKYNYWRTSAPERDWVREPDFDPATAVYGPGPDAPPGPRQSYLAVARMYFWLCGRLDDFQALGGQGWPKVGPVDYQPYGYPGDPTDPRVQQKAS; this is encoded by the coding sequence ATGCGAACCCACGACTGCGAACCGACGCTCACCGACTCTCAGGTGCTCGACTTTTGCAAGTCCGGCTATCTGCCGCTCGAGGGCGTGGTTTCCGACGACGTCAACCAGCGCGTCGTCGATTTCATGAACGACCACGCGCCGCACATCGAGCCGGGCGATTTCGCCAACCACGAACCCAACGAGATCCTCGACGAGGACTGGTTCGTCGACGGCGTGCTGTGCAATCCGGTGGCGGCCGGCGCGGTGCGCTGCCTGCTCGGACGGGACTTCGCGCTGCCGAGGATCATGTCGAGCCACCGCGTCCACATGCCGGCCCGCGCCTACGGCTGGCATCGCGACGGCGGCTCGCTGTCGAGCCACGAGCTGAACTATCTGCAGGTCTACTACTACCCGCAGGACACGACAGTGGAGATGGGCGCCACGGCGTTCCTGCCCGGCTCGCACCTCTACTGGCCCTTCGGGCAGGGCAGCTCCGGCCTCTACGGCATGTTCCGCGGTACGGTGTCGAGCGCGGCGCCCGCAGGGTCGATCTTCATCTCGGCCTATTCCGTGTGGCACCGGCGCACGCAGTCGACGGCTTCGGGCATCCGCAATCTGCTGAAGTACAACTACTGGCGCACGTCGGCGCCGGAGCGCGATTGGGTGCGCGAACCGGACTTCGACCCGGCGACGGCCGTCTACGGCCCCGGACCCGACGCTCCCCCCGGGCCGCGACAGTCCTACCTGGCCGTGGCGCGCATGTACTTCTGGCTGTGCGGACGCTTGGACGACTTCCAGGCGCTGGGCGGCCAGGGTTGGCCGAAGGTCGGGCCGGTGGACTACCAGCCCTACGGCTATCCGGGCGACCCCACCGATCCGCGCGTCCAGCAAAAGGCAAGCTGA
- a CDS encoding DUF72 domain-containing protein produces MTTPGRVIVGTANWNDLRGFYPRGTKASEKLAAYAARLSGVEVNATFYRMPKPETVAAWAEQTPDGFMLSLKAHRYISGLLRNPDKADATGFERHLAMARPLVEAGKFAGYLLQFPGKLSAEMDFERSLSVLREGFREVPLAVELPDSPDEDVRALIVEALRTHNFARVRNDSIASECAPMPMDSDDLMYFRFRGPAAASNMGDDGRVRYSDAQIKERAAIVEQASETGPMTMVVCYGKKDVDTADAALRLTAELGNRGVAVG; encoded by the coding sequence GTGACCACGCCCGGCCGGGTGATCGTCGGCACCGCGAATTGGAACGACCTGCGCGGGTTCTATCCGCGCGGCACCAAGGCGAGCGAGAAGCTGGCAGCCTACGCCGCGCGACTCTCGGGCGTGGAGGTGAACGCCACCTTCTATCGCATGCCCAAGCCCGAGACCGTGGCCGCGTGGGCGGAGCAGACGCCGGACGGCTTCATGCTGAGCCTCAAGGCGCACCGCTACATCTCGGGATTGCTGCGGAATCCGGATAAGGCCGACGCGACGGGATTCGAGCGGCACTTGGCGATGGCGCGGCCGCTGGTGGAGGCCGGAAAGTTCGCGGGATACCTGCTGCAGTTCCCCGGCAAGCTGAGCGCCGAGATGGACTTCGAGCGGTCGCTATCGGTGCTGCGTGAGGGCTTTCGCGAGGTGCCGCTGGCCGTTGAGCTGCCGGACTCCCCGGACGAAGACGTTCGCGCGCTGATCGTCGAGGCTCTGCGCACCCACAACTTCGCGCGGGTGCGCAACGACTCAATAGCTTCGGAGTGCGCGCCAATGCCGATGGACTCCGATGACCTGATGTACTTCCGATTCCGTGGTCCGGCGGCTGCTTCGAACATGGGTGATGACGGGCGCGTGCGGTATTCCGATGCCCAAATCAAGGAACGGGCAGCTATCGTTGAGCAGGCGAGCGAGACGGGCCCAATGACCATGGTCGTGTGTTACGGGAAGAAGGACGTGGACACCGCCGACGCGGCGCTGCGGCTGACCGCCGAGCTCGGGAATCGTGGAGTTGCCGTTGGCTGA
- a CDS encoding GNAT family N-acetyltransferase produces MAEHSPRSADAPPVPDGYDGPRACDPHEFGAMLDLQNLALRTLNSRAGEPPRMPSMGLDWPHVYYPANLDNIRVVTHDGLVVSAVAIAPTTVRTPRGRLELGGINGFVTHPAHRRRGLGTAVLHDAHRVMRECGHHIAMLGTVSQNYYRRFGWEMGMRQRSHTLDRANITLLPPSPHVEITEDWRSHVASLTAMYAREPMGADRDEHYFTLVAQSRADRLLVALRDGEPVAYVAVWQREVLETGGDVVATVALLRRVLRDADDPRASTTDRPPGESTVVTLDIIVPESNEGLAGLLQETGIPFGQTHHYMIKVINLESLLRALDLSEVEATPSGDGWRLRRGGRTLAVSECELVKLLFGPERFPDFAPDLFPLDFFQWKLDRM; encoded by the coding sequence TTGGCTGAACATTCGCCGCGATCCGCGGACGCGCCGCCCGTGCCCGACGGCTACGACGGGCCGCGGGCCTGCGACCCGCATGAGTTCGGGGCCATGCTCGACCTGCAAAACCTGGCGCTGCGGACCCTCAACTCACGCGCCGGGGAACCGCCGCGCATGCCGTCCATGGGCTTGGACTGGCCGCACGTCTACTACCCCGCAAACCTCGACAACATCCGCGTGGTCACGCACGACGGTCTGGTCGTGAGCGCGGTGGCCATCGCCCCGACGACGGTGCGCACGCCGCGCGGCCGGTTAGAGCTTGGCGGCATCAACGGCTTCGTCACGCACCCGGCGCACCGCCGGCGCGGGCTCGGCACGGCCGTGCTGCACGACGCGCACCGGGTCATGCGGGAATGCGGCCATCACATCGCCATGCTGGGCACCGTCAGCCAGAACTACTACCGCCGCTTCGGCTGGGAGATGGGGATGCGGCAGCGCAGCCACACCCTGGACCGCGCGAACATCACTCTGCTGCCGCCGAGCCCCCACGTTGAGATCACCGAGGATTGGCGCTCCCACGTGGCGTCGCTGACGGCCATGTACGCGCGCGAGCCCATGGGCGCCGACCGCGACGAGCACTACTTCACGCTGGTGGCGCAGTCCCGGGCCGACCGCCTGCTCGTCGCGCTGCGCGACGGCGAGCCGGTGGCGTACGTGGCCGTGTGGCAGCGGGAGGTCCTCGAGACCGGCGGCGACGTGGTGGCGACCGTGGCACTGCTGCGGCGCGTGCTGCGCGATGCCGACGATCCTCGCGCCAGCACCACCGACCGTCCACCCGGCGAAAGCACGGTGGTGACGCTCGACATCATCGTGCCCGAATCGAACGAGGGCCTCGCCGGACTGCTGCAGGAGACCGGCATTCCGTTCGGCCAGACCCATCACTACATGATCAAAGTGATCAACCTGGAGTCACTGCTGCGCGCGCTCGACTTGAGTGAGGTCGAGGCCACGCCATCTGGCGACGGCTGGCGGCTGCGGCGTGGCGGCCGCACGCTCGCGGTCAGCGAGTGTGAGCTGGTGAAGCTGCTGTTCGGTCCGGAGCGGTTTCCCGACTTCGCGCCGGACCTGTTCCCGCTGGACTTCTTCCAGTGGAAGCTCGACCGGATGTGA
- a CDS encoding sialidase family protein, whose product MKLAAPGDTGNLGGAPWPSDDDLAKMQASDYVLHAAAGRLHRVPVVKSTLPHDPAGHPQMVHAARARDGAIYVNQGSLICRSDDEGRTWSAYPRGDSAGREPSATLGLDMYPYRGPIAVLDDGTLVHVGSNDGIRTDPIEIVASTDQGRTWSAHSQLTLPARYDERYYHSLRRIDDGTLLMLFCCRDRLVWEPPASGVMHLLAFRSSDGGHTWSEPSLVCDWGTEGAVAELGGGRLLAVVRYQRPRMPDDRAKDLDPQGARGNLAWKHVFLADSPDGGRTWGNLRQLTTVFGQCFGAPAVSGDGTIAVVHDTRYGPGPPSGRVMLSRDSGESWADEAVYLYYGSGVSGFSASVTLDDGDVLSIVGTCDHGPARTVWDAAIGHTQVTAIRWNPGTLAS is encoded by the coding sequence ATGAAGCTCGCCGCGCCGGGTGACACCGGCAACCTTGGCGGCGCGCCGTGGCCGTCGGACGACGACCTGGCCAAGATGCAGGCGTCCGACTACGTGCTGCACGCCGCCGCCGGCCGGCTGCATCGCGTGCCGGTCGTCAAGTCGACCTTGCCGCACGATCCCGCAGGGCACCCGCAGATGGTCCACGCCGCGCGCGCCCGGGACGGCGCAATCTACGTCAACCAGGGCTCGCTGATTTGCCGCAGCGACGACGAGGGACGCACCTGGTCGGCCTATCCGCGCGGCGACTCGGCGGGACGTGAACCATCGGCCACTTTGGGCCTCGACATGTATCCGTACCGGGGGCCGATTGCCGTTCTCGACGACGGAACCTTGGTGCACGTCGGCTCGAACGACGGCATCCGCACGGACCCCATCGAGATCGTGGCCTCGACCGACCAGGGCCGCACGTGGAGCGCGCATTCGCAGCTGACGTTGCCGGCCCGCTACGACGAGCGCTACTACCACTCCCTGCGGCGGATCGACGACGGCACCCTGCTCATGCTCTTTTGCTGCCGCGACCGCCTGGTGTGGGAGCCGCCCGCCAGCGGCGTCATGCATCTGCTGGCCTTCAGATCCAGTGACGGCGGCCATACCTGGTCGGAGCCGTCGCTCGTGTGCGACTGGGGTACCGAGGGAGCGGTCGCGGAGCTGGGCGGCGGTCGGCTGTTGGCGGTCGTTCGCTACCAGCGGCCGCGGATGCCGGACGATCGCGCTAAGGACCTGGACCCTCAGGGCGCGCGGGGCAATCTGGCCTGGAAGCACGTGTTCCTGGCCGATTCGCCCGACGGCGGCCGCACCTGGGGCAACCTGCGCCAGCTCACCACCGTCTTCGGCCAGTGCTTTGGCGCGCCCGCGGTCTCCGGCGACGGAACCATTGCCGTCGTCCACGACACCCGCTACGGTCCCGGCCCGCCGAGTGGCCGCGTCATGCTCAGTCGCGACTCCGGCGAATCCTGGGCCGACGAGGCGGTCTACCTCTACTACGGCAGCGGCGTCAGCGGCTTCAGCGCCAGCGTGACGCTGGACGACGGCGACGTGCTCTCCATCGTCGGCACATGCGACCACGGGCCCGCGCGCACCGTGTGGGACGCCGCGATCGGGCATACGCAGGTGACGGCTATCCGGTGGAATCCGGGGACGCTTGCGTCATAA
- a CDS encoding phytanoyl-CoA dioxygenase family protein, whose protein sequence is MPASAPTVPQAARLTECQIAEFKRTGYLVLPGVVDADLCRQARDQMWETIAESRPSMKRDDPSTWIPFTDEEKESYARPEVGGDPYFSGGGHRMIIRNGAEDLLLDIGARAVWDIAEQLLGKGEVVFPGGLDDSGCTTGPCFMTKKIADGMEVHLGPRHEEWTGKVSGETEYLRLPSTGPHWMTAQGTRGMYCTLPNSPVSTPPDWRGAHAGEGLYNSRRLLQTAVYFDDVPEGAGGLMLFPGSHHRIWDYWETTNHGATAIANGEDAPRFVGYTDPPIGAIKDDTEPVMTAGPAGSVVLWHTIMLHLAGWNEHPDIIRQATLYGFHKKPDTWPDDRLAAGPKGSIWTDWSDEVKAVEV, encoded by the coding sequence ATGCCAGCGTCCGCCCCAACCGTCCCCCAGGCCGCCCGCCTCACTGAGTGCCAGATCGCCGAGTTCAAGCGCACCGGCTACCTCGTGCTCCCGGGCGTCGTCGATGCCGACCTCTGCCGCCAGGCCCGCGATCAAATGTGGGAAACCATCGCCGAGAGCCGGCCCAGCATGAAACGCGACGACCCCTCCACCTGGATCCCGTTCACCGACGAGGAGAAAGAGAGCTACGCGCGGCCGGAGGTCGGCGGCGACCCCTATTTCTCCGGCGGCGGGCATCGGATGATCATTCGCAACGGTGCCGAGGACCTGCTGCTCGACATCGGCGCCCGCGCGGTGTGGGACATCGCCGAGCAGCTGCTGGGCAAGGGCGAGGTCGTGTTCCCCGGCGGCCTCGACGATTCCGGCTGCACCACCGGCCCATGCTTCATGACCAAGAAGATCGCCGACGGCATGGAAGTCCACCTGGGACCTCGGCACGAGGAATGGACCGGGAAGGTCTCGGGCGAGACGGAATATTTGCGCCTGCCCAGCACCGGCCCTCACTGGATGACCGCGCAGGGCACCCGCGGCATGTACTGCACGCTGCCGAACAGCCCGGTTTCGACCCCACCCGATTGGCGCGGGGCCCACGCGGGCGAGGGTCTCTACAACAGTCGCCGGCTGCTGCAGACCGCCGTCTACTTCGACGACGTGCCCGAGGGCGCGGGTGGGCTGATGCTCTTCCCGGGCAGCCACCACCGCATCTGGGACTACTGGGAGACCACGAACCACGGGGCGACGGCCATTGCCAACGGCGAGGACGCGCCCAGGTTCGTGGGCTACACCGATCCCCCGATCGGCGCCATCAAGGACGACACGGAGCCCGTGATGACCGCGGGACCCGCCGGGTCCGTGGTGCTCTGGCACACGATCATGCTGCACCTGGCCGGGTGGAACGAACACCCCGACATCATCCGCCAGGCCACGCTCTACGGCTTCCACAAGAAGCCCGACACCTGGCCCGACGATCGCCTGGCCGCCGGCCCCAAGGGCAGCATCTGGACCGACTGGTCCGACGAGGTCAAGGCGGTGGAGGTCTAG
- a CDS encoding nitrile hydratase subunit beta, producing the protein MKISGIHDMGGVPGYGHVEPEADEPIFHNEWEGRIFGLVITVKDGLSRPRLEGLDPDEYLSGYYQRWLLAFERGLVARGALRVEELDAKTEYFRNHPAASPTRVVDPELTDRVRQGVYRQRDVRKTPTLVTVRAVGHTHASA; encoded by the coding sequence ATGAAAATCTCCGGCATACACGACATGGGCGGGGTGCCGGGCTACGGACACGTCGAGCCTGAAGCGGATGAGCCGATCTTCCATAACGAGTGGGAGGGTCGGATCTTCGGGCTCGTGATTACGGTCAAAGACGGTCTCTCGCGTCCCAGGCTGGAAGGTCTTGATCCAGACGAATACCTGTCCGGCTACTACCAGCGGTGGCTGCTCGCCTTCGAGCGCGGGCTCGTGGCGCGAGGCGCGCTGAGAGTCGAGGAGCTGGACGCCAAGACTGAGTACTTTCGCAACCATCCGGCAGCGAGCCCGACGCGAGTCGTCGATCCGGAACTGACCGACCGCGTCCGCCAGGGCGTGTATCGGCAGCGGGACGTTCGCAAGACGCCGACACTGGTGACCGTTCGCGCCGTGGGCCATACTCACGCATCAGCGTGA
- a CDS encoding phytanoyl-CoA dioxygenase family protein, with the protein MPASAPTVPQAARLTESQIAQFKRTGYLVLPGAVDADLCRKARDQMWETIAESRPSMKRDDPATWVPFTDEEKESYARPEVGGDPYFSGGGHRMIIRNGAEDLLLDIGARAVWDIAEQLLGQGEVVFPGGVDDAGCTTGPCFMTQKIAEGMEVHMGPRREEWTGKGSGETEYLRLPSTGPHWMTAQGTRGMYCTLPNSPVSTPPDWRGAHAGEGLYNSRRLLQTAVYFDDVPEGAGGLMLFPGSHHRIWDYWETTNHGATAIANGEDAPRFVGYTDPPIGAIKDDTEPVMTAGPAGSVVLWHTIMLHLAGWNEHPDIIRQATLYGFHKKPDTWPDDRLAAGPKGSIWTDWSEEVRAVEI; encoded by the coding sequence ATGCCAGCGTCCGCCCCAACCGTCCCCCAGGCCGCCCGCCTCACCGAGAGCCAGATCGCCCAGTTCAAGCGCACCGGCTACCTCGTGCTTCCGGGCGCCGTCGATGCCGATCTCTGCCGCAAGGCCCGCGACCAGATGTGGGAAACCATCGCCGAGAGCCGGCCCAGCATGAAGCGCGACGACCCCGCCACCTGGGTCCCGTTCACCGACGAGGAGAAGGAAAGCTACGCGCGTCCGGAGGTCGGCGGCGACCCCTATTTCTCCGGCGGCGGCCATCGGATGATCATTCGCAACGGCGCGGAGGATCTGCTGCTGGACATCGGCGCCCGCGCGGTGTGGGACATCGCCGAGCAGCTGCTGGGCCAAGGCGAGGTCGTGTTCCCCGGCGGCGTCGATGACGCCGGCTGCACCACCGGCCCCTGCTTCATGACCCAGAAGATCGCCGAGGGCATGGAAGTCCACATGGGCCCCCGGCGCGAGGAGTGGACCGGCAAGGGCTCGGGCGAGACGGAATACCTGCGCCTGCCAAGCACCGGCCCGCACTGGATGACCGCGCAGGGCACCCGCGGCATGTACTGCACGCTGCCGAACAGCCCGGTTTCGACCCCACCCGATTGGCGCGGGGCCCACGCGGGCGAGGGTCTCTACAACAGTCGCCGGCTGCTGCAGACCGCCGTCTACTTCGACGACGTGCCCGAGGGCGCGGGTGGGCTGATGCTCTTCCCGGGCAGCCACCACCGCATCTGGGACTACTGGGAGACCACGAACCACGGGGCGACGGCCATTGCCAACGGCGAGGACGCGCCCAGGTTCGTGGGCTACACCGATCCCCCGATCGGCGCCATCAAGGACGACACGGAGCCCGTGATGACCGCGGGACCCGCCGGGTCCGTGGTGCTCTGGCACACGATCATGCTGCACCTGGCCGGGTGGAACGAACACCCCGACATCATCCGCCAGGCCACGCTCTACGGCTTCCACAAGAAGCCCGACACCTGGCCCGACGATCGCCTGGCCGCCGGCCCCAAGGGCAGCATCTGGACCGACTGGTCCGAGGAAGTTCGGGCGGTGGAGATCTAG